In the Granulosicoccus antarcticus IMCC3135 genome, GTCGAGGAAGAAAGAGATTCCGGATAAACTGACGATCAAGGTCGCCAACTTTGTACCTTCGAAGGCAGATATGCTCCATGTATTTACGGGCACTATATTTTACGCTGCCTTCCCAGTGCGCGTAGCATATAGCGACAATAGACCTAAGAAGTACTTTCTGAAGAATGGTGTCAGCACGCTCGACTGCTGACTTCAAGTCAGATATTTCCTTTATGCGCCATGTTCGATCCTCGATTATTTGGTTTGAGAAATCGGATGCAGTATAGGGCTTGCTCATGGTGTGAACCAATCTGCTCCAAATGGAATTGTTCTTGAAATTCTGACGGTTCCACGTAACCCAGGTGAGGTAAAAGAATCTGTACGCTCATCCATCCAAAGGTCATTGATCTTTCCTTCAATAAACTCAGTTGAATTCTTCAGATTTTTAATATTACTAAGATTTTTTGCAACGCCTACAGCGATTACTTCAAATCCAACGAGCCCAACTCGCCCAATAGGAGCGCCATCTACCCTTCTTCGTAGAACGTCGGCTCCCGCTATGGAGTTCAGTAGATCAAACGTACCGTTCACGAGTTCTGTTGCCTTTCTCGTATCACCAATTTCGGCCAGCTCTACAATTCCTTCATCTATATATTCTTCAACATCCAACTTTCCGTCGTAGTCCACACAGGTGTGGACCAGAAATCTTGACGCCATTTCTATGTGTTTTTGTCTTTCAAACTGATATTCATTTATACCTATTACGGACTTGAATACCTCTGATTCGGCTAACTCTTTAACCACTCGAAAGTAGTCGGCATTAACCATTAACATGATGCAGTTTCTAAGTTCTTGCGGGTTGGCTAAGGTGCCCCCTGCATTCAATCGTTGAAACAGATCATATTTAGTGTTGTTGTCGCTTGGTCTCTTTAGTATCTCAACACCCATTCGAGACCTTCGAATAGTGAGTTTTTGCGATTTAGCAAGTTCTTGCTGGTCGCAAAATTCGACCCCATCAATAACAGGTGATTTCTCCCATACCGCATTGTGTAGTGAGGGTAGGTACTTTGTTGCTTCTAAAACAGACGGGGCTACTATT is a window encoding:
- a CDS encoding DUF262 domain-containing protein; the protein is MLSEEIESAQRLVRTDAYQMSIGEIVSMYETGEIIIDPEFQRLFRWNSGQKSKLIESLLLGIPIPSIFVFETEAGEWELIDGLQRVSTILEFIGILRSPEREIVAPSVLEATKYLPSLHNAVWEKSPVIDGVEFCDQQELAKSQKLTIRRSRMGVEILKRPSDNNTKYDLFQRLNAGGTLANPQELRNCIMLMVNADYFRVVKELAESEVFKSVIGINEYQFERQKHIEMASRFLVHTCVDYDGKLDVEEYIDEGIVELAEIGDTRKATELVNGTFDLLNSIAGADVLRRRVDGAPIGRVGLVGFEVIAVGVAKNLSNIKNLKNSTEFIEGKINDLWMDERTDSFTSPGLRGTVRISRTIPFGADWFTP